One Manduca sexta isolate Smith_Timp_Sample1 chromosome 28, JHU_Msex_v1.0, whole genome shotgun sequence DNA window includes the following coding sequences:
- the LOC115445121 gene encoding ommochrome-binding protein-like: MRVFVILCMIYTVYGAKVKPVESKCEGVMIEKKCHKHEVISNGINRPYHLSYFNHSVFFSYNAGDDDQDTFEIGYVKFGHKVPIAINSTKNGFAIAIDKLNKIAYFGGSEGIYEHDLTKPGEIKHIIIKHDIWHMFYKHHLYFIEYPSQRLHKKVGNDTELVEHITEKIYQFAIDDHQNTYITTKKGLYEIKNGTTERILLKGPKVYRAIVINNKGVPYFCSQSGIYIKEEHTLKEIVHVKNIFGLAFDAEDNFIYSNPHEIVRLLPEPNKKM, from the coding sequence ATGAGAGTATTTGTAATACTTTGCATGATTTACACTGTCTACGGCGCGAAAGTTAAACCTGTCGAATCCAAATGTGAAGGTGTCATGATAGAAAAAAAGTGTCATAAACATGAAGTAATTTCAAACGGAATAAATAGACCATACCACCTGTCATATTTTAATCACTCAGTATTCTTCAGTTACAATGCGGGCGATGACGATCAGGATACGTTCGAAATAGGATATGTGAAATTTGGCCATAAGGTGCCGATAGCCataaattcaacaaaaaatGGATTCGCTATTGCTATCGACAAGTTAAACAAAATAGCTTACTTTGGAGGCAGCGAAGGGATATACGAACATGATCTAACAAAACCAGGTGAAAtcaaacacataataataaaacatgatatCTGGCACATGTTCTATAAACACCATCTCTATTTTATTGAATACCCGTCACAGCGCCTACATAAAAAAGTAGGTAATGATACCGAACTCGTCGAACATATTACTGAGAAGATATATCAATTTGCTATCGACGACCatcaaaatacttatattaccaCCAAGAAAGGTCTTTATGAAATCAAAAATGGAACTACAGAACGTATTTTACTCAAAGGACCAAAAGTTTACAGAGccatagttataaataataaaggtgTTCCATATTTTTGTAGCCAAAGTGGAATTTACATTAAAGAAGAACACACTTTGAAAGAAATTgttcatgtaaaaaatatattcggtttGGCTTTCGATGCGGAAGATAACTTCATATATTCAAATCCACATGAAATTGTTAGATTATTACcagaaccaaataaaaaaatgtga
- the LOC115445123 gene encoding MFS-type transporter SLC18B1: MDKKCESDPLISHLNRTSGENSAEVRGSLDTIEFDGKMAKSSTQAGDLAETWGGRRSLPDSGRLRRVQSWSGGPPDDMSSEIRILRERLVRTQTRPHPGAVRQLTTRQRLTLSSLAIVDFMSFCSMSIMAPFFPREASIKGLSDTMCGVVFSFYAVIMFLTSPLFGKFLPSVGAKFMFTAGMFVAGVCNVLFGTLVLIEDTVTFTALCFLVRGVEALGASAYSTASYVFVVNAFPDSIGSVLGILETFVGLGMSVGPAIGGLLYSIGGFGLPFYSLGIVMVMTVPINFILLTDCEEYVSGSKTASIIKLFKIPSIIITGLVIVIMSNTWAFLDPTLEPHLRQYGLSTEQIGLIFLLFSSLYGIFSPIWGWVADRVHNHWCMMVWGLFLSAAGLLLLGPCPYIPGLPRDLWLDLVALSILGISVALTLLPTFQGVLTSSIYEGGCPEALATYSAVAGVWSCCYSFGEVLGPALGGALTQRYGFPFCATLCAAACFTMGVITLTFFSLRESAKWIRGSSGSVSDSIPYTDTTWNSNNFCRTRSAPESRLAGEASPLLTPCSCVAKHNYTYGTTPPKHFCLLHSKSNKSGSASVSEFVVYFLKFQYITDIYIRMRRRKLREELETDSNEQPYQNYIEIDKNVNNEATHKSTTKFFNINNNLVKPNDDDYCSYLDETIFGSPAIMQNVNNEHIKVKKNNTGLVSNVLICDDERKYSNEILRHNIQKVIFYERNQECTSLKDVFDSCECRDEVTYVKGTVTVSSSGACEV; this comes from the exons ATGGACAAAAAATGTGAGAGCGATCCTCTAATTAGTCATTTAAATAGGACAAGTGGTGAGAATAGTGCGGAAGTTAGGGGGTCCTTGGATACGATAGAGTTTGATGGAAAAATGGCAAAGAGTTCGACACAGGCGGGAGATTTGGCGGAGACATGGGGTGGACGCCGTTCCTTGCCCGACTCGGGGCGTTTGCGAAGAGTACAGTCCTGGTCTGGTGGACCACCGGATGACATGAGCTCCGAGATTAGGATATTAAGGGAACG GTTGGTGCGAACACAAACAAGACCACATCCTGGCGCAGTTCGACAACTTACCACCCGGCAGCGACTCACGCTGTCCTCCCTGGCGATAGTGGATTTCATGAGTTTCTGTTCCATGAGCATCATGGCTCCTTTCTTCCCGAGGGAGGCCTCAATCAAAGGCCTCTCAGACACCATGTGCGGAGTGGTCTTCAGCTTCTACGCGGTCATTATGTTCCTAACATCGCCGCTGTTTGGAAAATTC CTGCCGTCCGTGGGCGCCAAGTTTATGTTTACAGCAGGCATGTTCGTGGCCGGCgtttgtaatgttttgtttgg CACCCTCGTCTTAATAGAAGACACAGTCACGTTCACCGCCCTTTGCTTCTTGGTCCGCGGCGTGGAAGCCCTCGGCGCCAGCGCATATTCTACAGCCAGCTACGTGTTCGTGGTCAATGCGTTTCCCGACAGCATCGGATCTGTTTTAGGAATATTGGAGACATTTGTAGGACTCGGCATGTCTGTAGGACCAGCAATAGGCGGTCTGTTATACTCG ATCGGAGGCTTCGGACTACCATTTTACAGTCTTGGAATTGTGATGGTCATGACAGTGCCCATAAACTTTATCTTGCTAACGGACTGTGAAG AATATGTGTCTGGCTCAAAAACAGcttcaataataaaactattcaaAATTCCGTCAATAATCATCACGGGGTTGGTGATAGTAATAATGTCCAACACTTGGGCCTTTCTGGACCCGACGCTAGAGCCCCATCTACGACAGTACGGCCTATCTACGGAACAAATAGGGTTGatattccttttattttcaAGTCTATATGGAATCTTTAGCCCAATTTGGGGCTGGGTAGCCGACAG agTTCACAATCATTGGTGTATGATGGTGTGGGGTTTATTTCTCTCAGCTGCTGGATTGTTATTGCTCGGACCATGCCCTTATATACCAGGATTGCCACG AGATCTTTGGCTCGATCTGGTAGCATTGTCTATTCTCGGAATCTCAGTCGCTTTAACACTCTTGCCTACGTTCCAAGGAGTGTTAACAAGTTCTAT TTACGAAGGCGGATGTCCTGAAGCGCTGGCAACCTACAGCGCCGTGGCGGGCGTCTGGTCTTGCTGCTACTCCTTTGGTGAAGTCCTCGGCCCTGCGTTAGGCGGCGCACTCACTCAGCGATATGGGTTTCCGTTCTGTGCCACCCTCTGTGCTGCAGCCTGCTTTACTATG GGTGTAATAACGCTGACTTTCTTCTCTCTTCGTGAATCTGCTAAGTGGATTCGAGGCTCATCGGGAAGTGTGTCTGACTCCATTCCATACACAGATACGACTTGGAACAGTAATAATTTCTGTCGAACCCGAAGTGCACCGGAGAGCAGACTAGCTGGTGAAGCTTCCCCTCTACTCACTCCTTGCTCCTGTGTTGCTAAACACA ATTACACATACGGTACTACACCACCGAAACATTTCTGTTTGCTACATAGTAAAAGCAACAAGAGCGGATCTGCAAGTGTTTCTGAATTTGTTGtctattttcttaaatttcaatatataacTGATATTTATATCAGAATGAGAAGACGTAAATTACGAGAGGAACTAGAAACTGATTCAAACGAACAGCCCTATcagaattatattgaaatagacAAAAATGTGAATAATGAGGCTACCCATAAAAGTACAAcaaaattttttaatataaacaacaacTTAGTGAAACCAAATGATGATGATTACTGCTCGTATTTAGACGAAACTATATTTGGCAGTCCAGCGAtaatgcaaaatgtaaacaatgagcatattaaagtgaaaaaaaataacaccggGCTGGTCTCGAATGTTTTAATTTGTGATGATGAGAGGAAATATTCTAATGAAATTTTAAGACATAACAttcaaaaagttatattttacgaAAGGAATCAAGAATGCACTTCTTTAAAAGATGTATTT GACAGTTGTGAGTGCCGAGATGAAGTAACTTATGTCAAGGGAACTGTAACTGTATCTTCGAGTGGCGCATGTGaagtttaa